The Zonotrichia leucophrys gambelii isolate GWCS_2022_RI chromosome 23, RI_Zleu_2.0, whole genome shotgun sequence genome includes a region encoding these proteins:
- the TRIM63 gene encoding E3 ubiquitin-protein ligase TRIM63 — MEFQAGILHDGSAMESLEKQLICPICLEMFSKPVVILPCQHNLCRKCANDVFQAANPYWQSRGTLISGGRFRCPSCRHEVLLDRHGVYGLQRNLLVENIIDIYKQECSSRPLKKGEHPMCKEHEDERINIYCVTCEVPTCSMCKVFGAHKDCEVAPLESVFQGQKTELNNCISMLVAGNDRIQTIISQLEDSCQSTEENSEAAKRELCARFDALAALLEEKKAELLQRISREQADKTAFIQSLICQYKEQLEKSSRLVETAIQAAEETGGAAFLMNAKQLIKTIVEASKGARLDKIEQGYESMDAFSVSLEHLSEAVHALDFDPAEEDEEYFDGEEEEEVEENGAPERTVMASL; from the exons ATGGAGTTCCAAGCGGGGATCCTGCACGATGGCAGCGCCATGGAGAGCCTGGAGAAGCAGCTCATCTGCCCCATCTGCCTGGAGATGTTCAGCAAGCCCGTGGtgatcctgccctgccagcacaaCCTGTGCCGCAAGTGCGCCAACGACGTGTTCCAG GCCGCCAACCCGTACTGGCAGAGCCGGGGCACTCTGATCTCGGGGGGCCGGTTCCGGTGCCCCTCGTGCCGCCACGAGGTGCTGCTGGACCGCCACGGCGTCTACGGGCTGCAGAGGAACCTGCTGGTGGAGAACATCATCGACATCTACAAGCAGGAGTGCTCCAG CAGGCCCCTGAAGAAGGGGGAGCACCCCATGTGCAAGGAGCACGAGGACGAGCGCATCAACATCTACTGCGTCACCTGCGAGGTGCCCACCTGCTCCATGTGCAAGGTCTTTGGTGCCCACAAGGACTGCGAGGTGGCCCCTCTGGAAAGCGTCTTCCAGGGACAGAAG ACTGAGCTGAACAACTGCATCTCCATGCTGGTGGCGGGGAACGACCGGATCCAGACCATCATCTCCCAGCTGGAGGATTCCTGCCAGAGCACCGAG GAGAACAGCGAGGCGGCCAAGAGGGAGCTGTGCGCTCGCTTTGACGCGCTGGCGGCgctgctggaggagaagaaggcGGAGCTGCTGCAGCGCATCAGCCGCGAGCAGGCGGACAAGACCGCCTTCATCCAGAGCCTCATCTGCCAGtacaaggagcagctggagaagtCCAGCCGCCTGGTGGAGACGGCCATCCAGGCAGCCGAGGAGACCGGGGGGGCCGCCTTCCTCATG AATGCCAAGCAGCTCATAAAAAC GATCGTGGAGGCCTCCAAGGGCGCTCGCCTGGACAAGATCGAGCAGGGCTACGAGAGCATGGACGCCTTCTCGGTGAGCCTGGAGCACCTCAGCGAGGCCGTGCACGCCCTGGACTTCGACCCTG cagaggaagatgaggagtACTTtgatggggaggaggaagaggaggtggaAGAGAACGGGGCGCCCGAGAGGACAGTGATGG CTTCCCTGTAG